Below is a genomic region from Gemmobacter sp. 24YEA27.
TCACGCAGCGCAATGCGGCGGTGGTGGTGCAGAGCACAACCTCTTCCGACGCTTTGCATAATGATGCGCAGAAACTGAGTGAAACGCTGCAGCGCTTTGTGGTGCCTGCAGCCAGAGAGGCAACGAAACGGGCGCCGGAGATCCGTCTGCCCACCCCGGCACGCACGCCCGAAGGGTTCCAGCCGATCCCGATCGCCCGTACCGGCACCCATGACGGCGCGCAGCAATGGGAAGACTTCTGATCAGATGTGGCCCCCGGTCAGTTCCCGGGGGGATGCCACAACATCTGCTCATGGGGATCCCGGGGGGCAGGCGGAGCGGCATCTGCCCTGCGGCGGCTGACTGTCCGTATCCGGGATCAGGTCGTCGGACAGTCTTTGCCCCAAGCGACACCCGTCGCAGAGAGACCCGGTAAAGCGACCTGCCATCGCAGAGGGCTCGCTTGCCGGATCGGGAGGGACAGTCAGCGCGCGGAGCGATCCCAGCCCGGCAGCCATTCTATCGTCGTGCAGCCGGCAAACCGCGCGAGCCGTTCCATTTCGGCCTGAAGTCTTGCCTGCCGCCCGCTTCCGGCCCGGATCCCGGTCTCAGGCCAGAACCCTGCGACCCGCAGGCACCCGCTGGAGCGATGGGCCTTCACATCCATCCGGCCGATGATCCGGTCACCCTCCAGGACCGGAAAGACGTAATAGCCATATTGCCGCTTTTCTTCCGGGACATAGATTTCAATGCGATAGAAGAAGCCAAAGAGGAACTCTGCGCGTTTGCGATCCCGCAGGGCAGGGTCAAAGGGCGACAGGATCCTGATCCGGCCCGGAGGTTCGGGCGGACTTTCGTTCAGGGTGTCTGGCCAGAGAAAGACGTCGCGACTTTGCCCCTGCCAACCCTCGATCTTCGCCCTTGCGACCTCGCCCCGGCGCAGTGCCGCCTCGCACCAGCCCTGTGCCTCTGCCGGGCTGATGGCCTTCCAATAGGCGGCAAGTTCGCCGCTGGTCGCAAAGCCAAGCCTGTCCAGCGCTGAACGGCAGGCCCAGTCCACCGTTTCTTCCCGGTGGGGCCTGTGATGATGGAGCGCGGCAGGTATGACCCGTTCCGCAAGATCATAGACTTTGCGAAAGGCATCGCGACGGGCAATCGCCAATGCGCCGGACTGCCAGAGATATTCGAGGGCCGCCTTGGACGGATGCCAGTCCCACCAGCCGCCCTTTTCGCGCGGCGTGTCTTTGGTGAAATCCGAAGAACTGACGGGCCCGTGGTCCGAGACATGTTGCAAGATGCGGTCGAATTCGGCTTCGAAACCGGGTTTTTGCCAGCCGGTCCAGCGCTTTACCAATGTCCGCCGGTTCTCGTCGAAACGGTGATGCCAATGCGGGAAGATCGAGACCGGCAGGATCGAGGCGTCATGGGTCCAGTGTTCCCACAAAAGCCGGTCACGCTCGATCAGGGGCTTCATCCCGTCCGGCCGGTAATTTTGCCGCCGCGCGTAAAGGATCATG
It encodes:
- a CDS encoding crosslink repair DNA glycosylase YcaQ family protein encodes the protein MSQPVISNQTARRIFLDRHALAEAPTGPATGAALAALIDRIGFVQIDSIATVGRAHDMILYARRQNYRPDGMKPLIERDRLLWEHWTHDASILPVSIFPHWHHRFDENRRTLVKRWTGWQKPGFEAEFDRILQHVSDHGPVSSSDFTKDTPREKGGWWDWHPSKAALEYLWQSGALAIARRDAFRKVYDLAERVIPAALHHHRPHREETVDWACRSALDRLGFATSGELAAYWKAISPAEAQGWCEAALRRGEVARAKIEGWQGQSRDVFLWPDTLNESPPEPPGRIRILSPFDPALRDRKRAEFLFGFFYRIEIYVPEEKRQYGYYVFPVLEGDRIIGRMDVKAHRSSGCLRVAGFWPETGIRAGSGRQARLQAEMERLARFAGCTTIEWLPGWDRSAR